The Macrobrachium rosenbergii isolate ZJJX-2024 chromosome 12, ASM4041242v1, whole genome shotgun sequence region aataactatatacccataaaacaccagtagcgcaaatgattaaGTCTAAAATAGTTTTaacgatatatattacgaaaacttccttgaaatgaaatgtataatgtcattAATATcctactatttttttaaattctaatcaACACACACGTCATACAATGACCTTGTATGAGTTGCctataaatttcaaaaagaagGACAGTTTTATACATtcagccttgactgaactctgtattttctttgtgttttttttcatcACCATGCCTAAAAGGTGGCTTGTTCTAGAATGCCAAATGGATAAGTCcaagcgagaagtagaagaaagagttcatatgttagtgccatagagggcaattcagacggagagagagagctgtcgcccatcattCCTATCTCTGTGACCAGAGACCaaacatccacccctaaacgcctttttgtttgttcgtcactaaaagggcaaagatattttagaaaaagaaagcagtatctcggaggctgatattattcgatcctgaaaataaaatgatcataataagtgaaaagacttgatgaattacttgaatcacgaatccctaattgtgaatgtaaagtaattcccaggatctatttggcaagggatggatttaTATttagacactaataaaaaagtgttctATGATACCCTAGAAAATACctcagcaagatcagacaggggggaccaggaacctaaaatttataagaatgtgtctaacataaataatcaattaatattcttatttataatcattttgcattaattaatacccaaaaataaaaattaaaaccatagaattaattgtaacacagtctttgaagtccctttactttttatgtaactaaaactttgaaggcccgtttcataaaacattttgcaTCTATTTAAAatatctcctcccttagtattggaccaatcaaatgaaattttaaatataacatgggaaacatggtagattaaaacaaagcttcatttaatattttgagtttctgatttttggctctgtaatttttctgggaaaatttcattaaaaaaaaaaaaattcatatctcgaaaaataattgaaaaatcaaaaatccctcttttgtatcgaaggtccatatgtgttttatacgtggttcaaatctcatcccttaaaaccaaaaagcaaaggaggagatgcattttgaaaatggccatttttggccgaaaaaatgctctggcgtcacaaaacctaaggtcactgaacaaaaatttttcctaGAATTCAcataatatcctttaacaaaccccatATATCAACAACCTTTCGTTAAAAAGTtgttgttgctacctgtctcacagagaatatttcaaactaaatcgcgaggaaaaacataaaaatatatatattttatatagtgtgtgtgtgtgtgtttgtaaatactgtaatccTTATATTTCTTTACAGGCAAGAGAATCTCAACTTACAGGAAATCCTTGCACTCCTGGACTAGGATCCACCAAATCAACCAACTGATGTTGTACTAATGCCCTCCGAAGATACCGGAGGCCTAACAGATGTGGATAGTGAGAATGAAGACTCAGGTGAAAAAGATCCAAATCATTTTGTTAAGGAGATCCTCAATCAGCAGGCAGAGCTAGTAACCTTTCATCAAGAAGACACTCATCATGAGGTAAATGACACGCCTGAAGATGTGGATAAGCCTGGACCTTCAATAATGAATCCTTTGAGACCAAAAAGTTCACGTGCTCATAAGAAAGGAGAAGAGACAAAGGAGAAAGAGGTTGGAAATTCTGCCAAGCCTGGCATTCCTGGGGAAGGACCCTCTAGTGGCCCCATTTCTAAGCAAAGGCAACTACTGGTCACAAAGACTAGAAGTACCAAAAGGAAAAGGTACAGAAAAACataatctattttattctttaactaTTGCTAGTTGTATTCTATCCATTTAGATGTAATAATCAAACACTATTTAGCTCAATTTACTAAAACATGAGTTCGCCTAAACATCCCTCTACTCACTGATCATATAAACtacttattgaatattttatttttctttctgggaCGGACACAAGTCAAATCTGTTGGTGACAGTGACTCCAGTGACAATGAGGATCAGGTCATAATCGAGGGGACATGGTAAAGCTTCCTAGAGTAGAGAATGTGGATAGGATGCAATCGAGGTCCAAAAATAACTTCGGAAATAAGATGCCCATCTTTTCTGGTGCTAAGTGGACAAAGGTAGCACTTCCTATCGACCCCGATGTGATTGTAACGCCTTATGATTACCTAAAGTTGTTTCTACCTGATTCCTGTATTGAAAAGATTGTCAAAGAAACTAAGAGATATGCAGGTCAGTGCAACAATCAGGGCTTTAGGGCCATAGTCAGCATAGATATGATTCGAGCAAGCCATGCTATTATGTACTTGACTGGATATGTATCAGCATCTCAGAGACATATGTACTGGCAAAGACATGAGGACACCAACAATGCACTGGTGATAAAAGCAATGTCCAGGAATACGTTTGATGATGTAATGAGGTACACTCACTTTGCCAATGTGGACAAGCCTAACTATAACGACCCCTTCTGGAAAGTAGCAATGCTTTTCAACACTATAAATGATACAGCAGCAAAGTATGTTGAGAAGCCAGAGTTTGTCAGCATTGGTGAATCAATGGTAAGGTATTTTGGCCCTCATCCACTGAAACAATTCATGAGAGGAAAGCCAACATGCTTTGGCTTCAAAGTGTGGGTCATGGCGACAACAAGTGGTGAGCTCATAAGCTGCACCCCATATGGAGGAGCCAAGACTCAGATGTTCAGCTACGGGATGGGACAGGGACCTGATGTTGTCTATGGTTTAGTACAGAAAGCTAATCTGCCAGAAGGATAAAAAATTGTGGTAGATAATCTTTTCACCAGCTTTGATTTGATGGACAACCTGGCAAATGACAGGAAGATTGGTGTGTTAGGCACAATGAGGCAGATCAGGCTCCACCATGTTGCTGTTCCATTAAAACAGGAGGCTTCAAAGATGAAGAGGGGTGATATTAAGTCTCTCTACATTGATGAAGACAAGGTTATTGTAGCCTGGAAAGACGGAGGACCTGTCTACATTGCAAGCAACTATGTTGATGCTGAACCTGCTGGAAAGTGCAAAAAggtaatgcaatatatatatgtagcagaATCACAAGGAGTAAATAAAGACCAGGTATGTTAAATGCCACCGTGTTATCTAACACATCTTCAAGGGTACACTTGAAGATGTGTtgctttttgatgaaaaatagataacactatatatatatgatatgaaagcTATATATTATATCAAGATAAAGtgacttaacttttttatatctttttatttatttatatatatatatatatatatatatatatatatatatatgctataaatatatatatatatatatatatatatatatatgatgttataatatatatatatatatatatatatatatatatatatatatatatatatatatatatatatatatatatagtatttatatatatatatatatatatatatatatgtcgttcctatatttatatataccatatactgcaatatatatatatatatatatatatatatattatatatatatatatatatatatatatatatatatatatatatatatatgtatgtatatatattatgtatatatatatatatatatatatatatatatatatatatatatatatatatatatatatatatatatatatatatatatatatatatatatatatatatatatatatatatgtatatatatatatatatatatatatatatatatatatatatatatatatatatatatatatatatatatatatatatatatatatatatatatatatatgtatgtatgtatatgtatatatatgtatatatatatatatatatatatatatatatatatatatatatatatatatatatatatatatataatatataaatgaaatatttgaaactgGTATGTGTCACATTATTTAACCTCCAAAATATATACTAAAGACTTATCACCATTGTTGTGTTATATTCTTCTTTGGATTGATGTATaacgtatttctattatttttagataattttataacAGTAATTCTTTTTCCAGATACTCTCGGGATGCAAAACTGAAAATCGAAAAAGATCAGCCTCACTTGGGTGGAGTGGATCTTATAGATAGCTTAGTGTCCCGGTATGCCATTCACACACGATCCAAAAAATGGTACTGGTGTCTTTACAACTGGTTCCTGAATGTCCAGATGGTGCAAGCCTGGCGTATGTACAGGAAAGTTGGATACATACTCGACGTGAAGGACAGAGAAAAGATACCCCTCCTTGATTTCATTAGGTCTTGCGTGGAGATGCTGGTGATAAATCATGGTGAATCCAAGAGGATAAAAATGCTGCCCACTATTCATGCTCAACAAAACAGAGATACAATCCGGTATGTTAATATTGGCCACCATATCATCAAAACGCAGCAGAGAAAAGTTTGCAAGGGATGCAAGTCAAGATGCATCTACAGATGCAGGAAATGTGATGTTGGACTCTGCGCTAACTGCTTTGAGGATTATCATCTTACTTAGTTGTCTAAAACTAAAATGGCATAGTTTCAAATGTTCTAATTTCAGACCATTAATTTTCACCTAGATATTTTAGCTTTAAAAAAGAATAAGCCAAtgcatcaaaattcaaaatagtaacagtttttatagcattttagatttttctctcaaattttatGTTTTAGGGTGTGGGGGCAGACTGAATTCTTGAAATGGAGCAGAAAgctaaacaaaattaattgaaCTTAATAGTAAAAACTTCACAGTTAAGACAAAACAACTCTTAATATCCTTATATTGCATATTATTGTGTTTTAAATGacttttgtaatatatgtatataactccAGGGCTACTTCCCAtgagtacatatatgtacatataaaaaaaaccctaCTTCCcacaaatatattggaaaaattgGACTTCATTGTTCATACAGGACTTATAAGTAAGTCAAgtttcaaatttcataaaaaaattgcaacCGGATCTATGCTCGGGAAGTAATGGGTTAATGTCCAACATGTCAGATGATGCACATGACATATGTTATGTGACATTTTCGTCATGCATGATGTATTTTACATGACATTTTCGTCAGGCTGCCTTTTCGTAGCCACTCACATAAGGACACAACAATGCCCACTAGCAGTTCAATCATTTGAAACAATTGACAACTGGATGTAgtatttaaatgagtttttaaaaaaagaattgtggCCACTTAATGTTGAACATTCATATTACCTGATGAGTACTTTaaatgagaaggagaagaagaaagaattgatAGAAAAATTTACTTTCTAATCTTTGCCCTCTtgcataattaaatttttaagaatCTATAACATATAATATGTAGTATATCTCAGCTAAGTCTAGATTAAAGATAAGAATTGTCCTCGTCTGTTTAATTTTTCCATCCTTTCTTCCTCATTGGATGATATAAGATTGACCTGGAAGTCAGTCTGTAGTGTCTGTCATCTGTGAAATATGTGAATCTGTGCAAAATCTCTGGAGAAATCCGGAAACTGTCTTTGGAATCATTCCTCCCAGAATTCTTCCTCCTCCAGAAGGACTCCTGTAGAAACGCCCACTGGATTATAATctcttcttgaagatgtcttcacgactccaggatcttTTGAAGCCGtcttcttcagctcctgaagcattcctggagaaacgtcCATcagattataacgtcttcttgaagtcttaaagactccaggatcatatgaagctgtcttcagctcctaaacaaTTCCTGCAGAACTCCCCATTGGATTATaaagtcttcttgaagacgtcttcacgacccCAGGATCCCAAGAaaccgtcttcagctcctgaagaaccCCTGGATAAACACTCGTTGGATTATCacggcttcctgaagaagtcttcaagaatccagctgtcttcggctccttctgctgcagcctcgcgaatctcgaagtgtgcattcaaacaaacaaacaaatactcgAAACATCGACTCACAAATAGAGGCAGAAAGGCatccaaggaaattaatataatatatatatacatacatacatacacacacacacacatatatatttatatatatatatatatatatatatatatatatatatatatatatatatatatatatatatatatatatatatatatatatgtatgtatatatataatatatgtcatgtgtgtgtgtgtgtgtgtgtgtgtgtgtgtgtgtgtgtgtgtgtgtattgcaatgaaggaaacttctttttAAAAGCAACCTCACCCAGTTTTACATCCACAACATAACagaggaacaaataaaattcatttcagttgttgTAATTACTAGAATTGTGGGTTTTCAGTTGTCCCTTTgtcaactctctccttcattccgaAAATgactgttcaaaatgactgcctaaggccttgtttcagGTGACCTTCAAAGATGCCTTCCTCAACAGCATCAGACAACAGGCAAGGGAAGAGCCAAAAAAGATAAAGTTGGTGCCACGCTGCTTGGGAATGGTGACCTCTCCACGAGGCCTGGCTGAAGGCCCATTTGTTTGCTATAGACACAAGGAAGAGATTGACCTTTGTGCTACTTATCTGGATGCCAAGGTGTAACTCCCTGAAGTTAGAAATAGACCATGCCAcagcagtcgagagagagagagagagagagagagagagagagagagagagagagagagagaggagcggtcAAAACCCTACCTGCCTGTATGTTGTACCCTCCATGTGTTCGGGCCAGAGGTTTGAACCAGTCTATTTTTGTCGTAGCATCCCCttcattccctcccttcagcgTCAGCCCCCTTGTGAAGAGTGTGCATCGTCATCTATGACAAATGTAATGTTCCCGGAATAAtgttttcttagtcagtcacgatcctgttgtttctctgtctgatttattttctatttccattgtgtgatTGTTATGCGTCCCTTTTACTTATTGTTATTCTTCCACTTTCTTACCTTAAGATTCTTCTGTGTGTGTTCACTGCGCCTCTCTCTCATCGTACAGTCTGTTCTTTGAAGAGAAATAATCCTAAAGTACTGGTATCTCTCAGGAAGGTGTATAGAGAtgagttctgtaatttcttcactttaataatgaaatatcacttataaagattataaaagaTCAATGCAAATTAacatgttacagtggtataaacaaaatcactcttGTGAAATTAGTTCAACTCAGTTTATATGGAGAACATGAAAGTGAGGGGAGAGGTACTCTCCCTGGTGGACATTGCTTGAATCTGCTTCTCTTCAGTTGCTCTCCAGCCTCTCGAACCCCTGGAtgtcttgttatctgcaatctccacctccttctagtcctgTTGGAaagatttatctgcaaggcctccccttcaaacagttgattgggaaggactgtagtgggtgtgattcaaatctcccttagaggacttgattggagatgatcttaggagggggtgtgaaagatccctccctagaatgtttgattggagggtgttgaagtacatcactttatccagcccccaatttcctggaatttccatgaaaatgcctcctattgaaggcagggttatagagctggctgatgtTAGCTCTTTGGCGGTGTTGACTCATGACTTGGTTAAGCTAATCGCGAGACCACTGTTTCCAACTTTTACGATTGGTTTTATGGCTTTAGGCGcaatatactcgctcactgttttgagtttgtgCAAGACGGTATACTACTTTGGTCAGCATATCTTTAGTTCACAGCAATAACAACAGCTTTAGGcattatcattgttctctctgcctctcctttattctctctcttctctctctctctctctctctctctctctctctctctattctctctttactttttctattgtctacatttctctctctctttctctcttttctatctaatttccctaacatcactacatcactcggtcacgctatctcacactgccctcagtgtgacagtAAGAATACAGTTCAAATGGATGACTGCAAATCTGCACATAAAATAAAGCacttatatgattgcccatcaagtaatACTCTCAATAAAACACAAACTGCACAAATTGTGTCAatgtactaatgtaaaaaaaaatcaaatcaagaatatattgtagaaaattcatatCTTATACCATGaatcataagatatatatatatatatatatatatatatatatatatatatatatatatatatatatatatatatatatatatatatatatatatatatatatatatatacacacacacaatgaactaccacaacgtaaaataaatggttaattg contains the following coding sequences:
- the LOC136844099 gene encoding piggyBac transposable element-derived protein 3-like, producing MVKLPRVENVDRMQSRSKNNFGNKMPIFSGAKWTKVALPIDPDVIVTPYDYLKLFLPDSCIEKIVKETKRYAGQCNNQGFRAIVSIDMIRASHAIMYLTGYVSASQRHMYWQRHEDTNNALVIKAMSRNTFDDVMRYTHFANVDKPNYNDPFWKVAMLFNTINDTAAKYVEKPEFVSIGESMVRYFGPHPLKQFMRGKPTCFGFKVWVMATTSGELISCTPYGGAKTQMFSYGMGQGPDVVYGLVQKANLPEG